A DNA window from Gammaproteobacteria bacterium contains the following coding sequences:
- a CDS encoding DMT family transporter yields the protein MSAAPQTAAARPSATPAMLAGVGTLLLWSGTPIANEIVVEYMDAFTAGLLRSIVAGLVAVVIALALRLPFPKSRRDRALLAVAGLASFAAWPVTLSLGIERTTAGHAALILATIPVIAVLLAAALERRVPSLGWWLGAAVALAGCVLVVSVRSGGLRNPGAGPTALGDAIVFVGGAICAVGYVVGGRLSPRLGTAPTTFWGLSLAMIVLVPLLLAVRSRTAWADVPLDGWLAMGWLSLLSSCAAYALWFYALGRGGIGRMSSLLLVTPAVTLLGAALVLGERVGGLLLVCCALVILGTYLAQRHAG from the coding sequence ATGAGCGCCGCACCCCAGACCGCCGCCGCCCGGCCGTCCGCGACTCCCGCCATGCTCGCGGGAGTCGGCACGCTGCTCCTTTGGAGCGGAACGCCGATCGCGAACGAGATCGTCGTGGAATACATGGACGCTTTCACGGCCGGCCTCCTGCGGTCGATCGTGGCAGGCCTGGTCGCCGTCGTGATCGCGCTTGCGCTGCGGCTGCCGTTCCCGAAGTCGCGGCGGGACCGAGCGCTCCTCGCGGTCGCTGGCCTTGCGAGCTTCGCGGCCTGGCCGGTGACGCTGAGCCTCGGCATCGAGCGCACGACCGCCGGCCACGCGGCGCTGATCCTTGCGACGATTCCCGTGATCGCGGTGCTGCTCGCGGCCGCTCTCGAGCGCCGCGTGCCGTCCCTCGGATGGTGGCTCGGCGCGGCGGTCGCGCTCGCCGGGTGCGTCCTCGTCGTCTCCGTCCGGAGCGGCGGGTTGCGCAACCCGGGGGCGGGGCCGACCGCGCTCGGCGATGCGATCGTCTTCGTCGGCGGCGCGATCTGCGCCGTCGGATACGTCGTCGGCGGGCGTCTCTCGCCGCGCCTCGGCACCGCGCCCACGACGTTTTGGGGCCTCTCGCTCGCGATGATCGTGCTGGTCCCGCTGCTGCTCGCGGTGCGGTCGCGCACCGCATGGGCCGACGTGCCGCTCGACGGCTGGCTCGCGATGGGCTGGCTCTCGCTGTTGTCCTCGTGCGCGGCGTACGCCCTGTGGTTCTATGCGCTCGGCCGGGGCGGGATCGGCCGAATGTCGTCGCTGCTGCTCGTGACGCCGGCGGTCACGCTGCTCGGCGCGGCGCTCGTGCTCGGCGAGCGTGTCGGCGGGCTGCTGCTCGTGTGCTGCGCGCTCGTGATCCTCGGCACCTATCTCGCGCAGCGGCACGCGGGCTAG
- a CDS encoding alpha/beta hydrolase — MKTSARIALLAATSLALAAVLSSCGDSAVPGARSCTAPEGTVPFVFESAGRELFGFVDVPDSPGPYPAILLLHDSGRTDVTRGLGDFAALRDAFRAAGVASVVWDKAGSGCSGGRYRGLADLYVRADDVLAALDALRAIEAVDSDRVGVWALGEGGWVAPMAAVRTDAIEFVILVGGPAGDPIDRLGYTVGRRLERAGYAPEESRDIVDRLVRALAAMRDQAPYRDYQAAVAPLAEHPLLPPLSEAGSDVYPTERRYDELRESAALHVTPEVFLPAVEAPVLAIWGDRDSEVDWRRAMRAYREAFARGANADVTIRVFEGADHAICTGPAAPDETSEADGSAPAAARCPLAEDYLETMTSWLAAYGFTRSSGPRQTRADASPRPIEPSAE, encoded by the coding sequence GTGAAGACATCCGCCCGTATAGCGCTCCTCGCCGCGACGTCGCTCGCCCTCGCCGCCGTGCTCTCGAGCTGCGGCGATTCGGCCGTGCCCGGCGCCCGAAGCTGCACCGCGCCCGAAGGTACCGTTCCGTTCGTCTTCGAGTCCGCAGGGCGGGAGCTTTTCGGCTTCGTCGACGTTCCGGACTCGCCCGGCCCGTATCCCGCGATCCTGCTGCTCCATGACAGCGGCCGGACCGACGTCACGCGTGGGCTCGGCGATTTCGCGGCGCTCCGCGACGCGTTTCGGGCCGCGGGCGTCGCGTCCGTCGTCTGGGACAAGGCCGGGAGCGGCTGCAGCGGCGGCCGGTACCGCGGCCTCGCCGATCTCTACGTGCGCGCGGACGACGTGCTCGCCGCGCTCGACGCCCTCCGCGCGATCGAGGCGGTCGACTCCGACCGCGTCGGCGTCTGGGCGCTCGGGGAGGGCGGCTGGGTCGCGCCGATGGCCGCGGTGCGGACCGACGCGATCGAGTTCGTGATCCTTGTCGGCGGCCCGGCCGGCGATCCGATCGACCGGCTCGGCTATACCGTCGGGCGCCGGCTGGAGCGCGCGGGCTACGCGCCGGAGGAGTCGCGCGATATCGTGGACCGGCTCGTGCGCGCGCTCGCGGCGATGCGCGATCAGGCGCCTTACCGAGACTACCAGGCCGCCGTCGCTCCGCTCGCCGAGCATCCGTTGCTCCCGCCGCTCAGCGAGGCCGGCTCCGACGTCTATCCCACCGAGCGACGGTACGACGAGCTACGGGAATCGGCGGCCCTCCACGTGACGCCCGAAGTTTTCCTTCCGGCAGTCGAAGCGCCCGTGCTCGCGATCTGGGGCGATCGCGACAGCGAGGTCGACTGGCGCCGGGCGATGCGTGCGTATCGGGAGGCGTTCGCGAGAGGCGCGAACGCCGATGTCACGATCCGGGTGTTCGAGGGCGCGGACCACGCGATCTGCACCGGCCCCGCGGCGCCGGACGAAACGAGCGAAGCCGACGGCTCGGCGCCGGCCGCGGCGCGATGCCCGCTCGCGGAGGATTATCTCGAGACGATGACGAGCTGGCTCGCCGCGTACGGTTTCACGCGATCGAGCGGCCCGCGGCAGACTCGGGCCGACGCCTCGCCCCGTCCGATCGAGCCGTCGGCCGAATGA
- a CDS encoding thiol:disulfide interchange protein DsbA/DsbL, which translates to MTLFRPFASPSRFAAAGLLLAALGAAPIAGAQSATAADLEAGRDYRAINPAQPTSTPDGKVEVAEVFQYSCPHCFNLEPYLEKWKAQKADYVNLVLLPASWSDLSRIHARAFYTAEALGKVEEMHQAFFKEIHVNNNLLDTEDGLADFFARFGVDEATFRKTFNSFSVHTKVQRADELIRRYRVGATPNIIVDGKYLTDGAMAGSYERWFAIIDALAAREHEKSP; encoded by the coding sequence ATGACGCTCTTTCGTCCGTTCGCATCCCCGTCGCGCTTCGCGGCGGCGGGCCTGCTACTCGCGGCCCTCGGCGCCGCGCCGATCGCGGGCGCTCAATCGGCGACGGCCGCCGATCTCGAAGCGGGCCGCGACTACAGGGCGATCAACCCGGCGCAGCCGACGAGCACGCCGGACGGCAAGGTCGAGGTCGCGGAGGTCTTTCAGTACAGCTGCCCGCACTGCTTCAATCTGGAGCCGTATCTCGAGAAGTGGAAAGCGCAGAAGGCGGATTACGTCAACCTGGTCCTTCTGCCGGCGAGCTGGAGCGACCTGTCGCGGATTCACGCGCGGGCGTTTTACACGGCGGAAGCCCTCGGGAAGGTCGAGGAGATGCACCAGGCCTTCTTCAAAGAGATCCACGTGAACAACAACCTGCTCGATACGGAGGACGGGCTCGCCGACTTCTTCGCCCGCTTCGGCGTCGACGAGGCCACCTTCAGGAAGACGTTCAACTCGTTCAGCGTGCACACGAAGGTGCAGCGCGCCGACGAGCTGATCCGGCGCTATCGTGTCGGGGCCACGCCGAACATCATCGTCGACGGAAAGTATCTGACGGACGGCGCGATGGCCGGCTCGTACGAGCGCTGGTTCGCGATCATCGACGCGCTCGCCGCCCGCGAGCACGAGAAGAGCCCTTAG